The Odocoileus virginianus isolate 20LAN1187 ecotype Illinois chromosome 12, Ovbor_1.2, whole genome shotgun sequence genome has a segment encoding these proteins:
- the LOC110143743 gene encoding tubulin alpha-3 chain, which yields MRECISIHVGQAGVQIGNACWELYCLEHGIQPDGQMPSDKTIGGGDDSFNTFFSETGAGKHVPRAVFVDLEPTVVDEVRTGTYRQLFHPEQLITGKEDAANNYARGHYTIGKEIVDLVLDRIRKLADLCTGLQGFLIFHSFGGGTGSGFASLLMERLSVDYGKKSKLEFAIYPAPQVSTAVVEPYNSILTTHTTLEHSDCAFMVDNEAIYDICRRNLDIERPTYTNLNRLIGQIVSSITASLRFDGALNVDLTEFQTNLVPYPRIHFPLATYAPVISAEKAYHEQLSVAEITNACFEPANQMVKCDPRHGKYMACCMLYRGDVVPKDVNAAIATIKTKRTIQFVDWCPTGFKVGINYQPPTVVPGGDLAKVQRAVCMLSNTTAIAEAWARLDHKFDLMYAKRAFVHWYVGEGMEEGEFSEAREDLAALEKDYEEVGVDSVEAEAEEGEEY from the exons CGCGAGTGCATCTCCATCCACGTGGGGCAGGCGGGCGTCCAGATCGGCAACGCCTGCTGGGAGCTGTACTGCCTGGAGCATGGCATTCAGCCCGACGGCCAGATGCCCAGCGACAAGACCATCGGCGGCGGGGATGACTCCTTCAACACGTTCTTCAGCGAGACCGGGGCCGGCAAGCACGTGCCCAGGGCCGTGTTCGTGGACCTGGAGCCCACCGTGGTCG ACGAGGTGCGCACGGGGACCTACAGGCAGCTCTTCCACCCGGAGCAGCTGATCACCGGGAAGGAAGACGCGGCCAACAACTACGCCCGCGGCCACTACACCATCGGCAAGGAGATCGTCGACCTGGTCCTGGACCGCATCCGCAAGCTG GCGGACCTGTGCACGGGGCTGCAGGGCTTCCTCATCTTCCACAGCTTCGGGGGCGGCACCGGCTCGGGCTTCGCGTCGCTGCTCATGGAGAGGCTCTCGGTGGACTACGGCAAGAAGTCCAAGCTGGAGTTCGCCATCTACCCGGCGCCCCAGGTCTCCACAGCCGTGGTGGAGCCCTACAACTCCATCCTGACCACGCACACGACCCTGGAGCACTCGGACTGCGCCTTCATGGTGGACAACGAGGCCATCTACGACATCTGCCGGCGCAACCTGGACATTGAGCGGCCCACCTACACCAACCTCAACCGGCTCATCGGGCAGATCGTGTCCTCCATCACGGCCTCCCTGCGCTTCGACGGCGCCCTCAATGTGGACCTGACCGAGTTCCAGACCAACCTGGTGCCCTACCCCCGCATCCACTTCCCCCTGGCCACGTACGCCCCGGTCATCTCGGCCGAGAAGGCCTACCACGAGCAGCTGTCCGTGGCCGAGATCACCAACGCCTGCTTCGAGCCGGCCAACCAGATGGTCAAGTGTGACCCTCGCCACGGCAAGTACATGGCCTGCTGCATGCTGTACCGGGGGGACGTGGTCCCCAAAGACGTCAACGCGGCCATCGCCACCATCAAGACCAAGCGCACCATCCAGTTTGTGGACTGGTGCCCGACCGGGTTCAAG GTGGGCATCAACTACCAGCCCCCCACGGTGGTCCCGGGCGGGGACCTGGCCAAGGTGCAGCGGGCCGTGTGCATGCTGAGCAACACCACGGCCATCGCCGAGGCCTGGGCCCGCCTGGACCACAAGTTCGACCTCATGTACGCCAAGCGCGCCTTCGTGCACTGGTACGTGGGGGAGGGCATGGAGGAGGGGGAGTTCTCGGAGGCCCGGGAGGACCTGGCGGCGCTGGAGAAGGATTACGAGGAGGTGGGCGTGGACTCGGTGGAGGCGGAGGCCGAGGAAGGGGAGGAGTACTGA